A DNA window from Rhodococcus sp. Z13 contains the following coding sequences:
- the uvrA gene encoding excinuclease ABC subunit UvrA — translation MADRLIVRGAREHNLRGVDLDLPRDSLIVFTGLSGSGKSSLAFDTIFAEGQRRYVESLSAYARQFLGQMDKPDVDFIEGLSPAVSIDQKSTNRNPRSTVGTITEVYDYLRLLYARAGTPHCPVCGEKISRQTPQQIVDQVLEMEPGARFQVLAPVVRTRKGEFVDLFEQLTVQGYSRVRVDGVVHPLTDPPKLKKQEKHDIEVVVDRLAVKASAQQRLTDSIETALRLAEGVVVLDFVDRDEDAPDRERRFSEKLACPNAHPLSIDELEPRSFSFNSPYGACPECTGLGVRKEVDPELVVPDPDLSLADGAIAPWSSGQSAEYFGRLLSGLADVMGFDIDTPWRKLPAKVRKAVLEGSTEQVHVRYKNRYGRVRSYYAEFEGVMPFLHRRLEQAESDQAKERYEGYMREIPCPACNGARLRPEILSVTVSAGDFGPKSIAEVCELSIADCARFLDSLVLGHREAAIAGQVLKEIQARLGFLLDVGLDYLTLSRAAGTLSGGEAQRIRLATQIGSGLVGVLYVLDEPSIGLHQRDNRRLIDTLTRLRDLGNTLIVVEHDEDTVRASDWVVDIGPRAGEHGGQVVHSGTYKELLDNPDSLTGAYLSGREEIAIPELRRPIDPKRQVTVVGARENNLRELDVSFPLGVLTCVTGVSGSGKSTLVNDILATVMANKLNGARQVPGRHTRVNGLDQLDKLVQVDQSPIGRTPRSNPATYTGVFDKIRTLFASTTEAKVRGYQPGRFSFNVKGGRCEACSGDGTLKIEMNFLPDVYVPCEVCHGARYNRETLEVHYKGKTIAEVLDMSIEEAAEFFQPVTSIHRYLNTLVEVGLGYVRLGQPATTLSGGEAQRVKLAAELQKRSNGRTAYILDEPTTGLHFDDIRKLLGVINGLVDKGNTVIVIEHNLDVIKTADWIIDMGPEGGSGGGTVVAQGTPEQVVEVEESYTGRFLAEILSRETPAPKRAPARKRATRTTKKKVAAAS, via the coding sequence GTGGCAGACCGCCTGATCGTGCGTGGTGCGCGGGAACACAACCTGCGCGGAGTCGACCTGGATCTGCCGCGGGACAGTCTCATCGTCTTCACGGGCCTGTCCGGTTCCGGCAAGTCGAGCCTGGCCTTCGACACGATCTTCGCCGAGGGGCAGCGCCGCTACGTCGAGTCGCTGTCGGCCTACGCCCGCCAGTTCCTCGGGCAGATGGACAAGCCCGACGTCGACTTCATCGAGGGCCTGTCGCCCGCGGTGTCGATCGACCAGAAGTCGACCAACCGCAACCCGCGGTCCACCGTCGGCACCATCACCGAGGTCTACGACTACCTCCGCCTGCTCTACGCCCGCGCCGGCACCCCGCACTGCCCGGTCTGCGGCGAGAAGATCTCCCGGCAGACGCCGCAGCAGATCGTCGATCAGGTGCTCGAGATGGAACCGGGCGCCCGCTTCCAGGTGCTCGCCCCGGTGGTGCGCACCCGCAAGGGCGAGTTCGTCGACCTGTTCGAGCAGCTCACCGTGCAGGGCTACTCCCGCGTGCGCGTCGACGGCGTCGTCCACCCGCTGACGGATCCGCCGAAGCTGAAGAAGCAGGAGAAGCACGACATCGAGGTGGTCGTCGACCGCCTCGCGGTCAAGGCCAGCGCGCAGCAGCGCCTCACCGACTCGATCGAGACCGCGCTGCGCCTCGCCGAGGGGGTCGTGGTCCTCGACTTCGTCGACCGCGACGAGGACGCCCCCGACCGCGAACGCCGTTTCTCCGAGAAGCTCGCGTGCCCGAACGCCCACCCGCTATCGATCGACGAGCTCGAGCCCCGCTCGTTCTCGTTCAACTCGCCCTACGGTGCCTGCCCCGAGTGCACCGGTCTCGGCGTCCGCAAGGAGGTCGACCCCGAACTGGTCGTCCCCGACCCTGACCTGAGCCTGGCCGACGGCGCGATCGCCCCGTGGTCGTCGGGACAGAGCGCCGAGTACTTCGGCCGGTTGCTGTCCGGTCTCGCCGACGTCATGGGCTTCGACATCGACACCCCCTGGCGGAAGCTGCCCGCGAAGGTCCGCAAGGCCGTGCTCGAGGGCAGCACCGAGCAGGTGCACGTGCGGTACAAGAACCGCTACGGCCGGGTCCGTTCGTACTACGCCGAGTTCGAGGGCGTGATGCCCTTCCTGCACCGTCGCCTCGAGCAGGCCGAGTCCGACCAGGCGAAGGAACGCTACGAGGGCTACATGCGGGAGATCCCGTGCCCGGCCTGCAACGGGGCCCGCCTGCGCCCCGAGATCCTGTCGGTGACCGTCTCCGCCGGCGACTTCGGTCCGAAGTCGATCGCCGAGGTGTGCGAGCTGTCGATCGCCGACTGCGCCCGATTCCTCGACAGCCTCGTGCTCGGTCACCGGGAGGCCGCGATCGCCGGCCAGGTGCTCAAGGAGATCCAGGCCCGGCTCGGCTTCCTGCTCGACGTCGGCCTCGACTACCTGACGCTCTCCCGCGCCGCGGGCACCCTCTCCGGCGGCGAGGCCCAGCGCATCCGCCTCGCCACCCAGATCGGGTCGGGTCTCGTCGGCGTGCTGTACGTGCTCGACGAGCCGTCCATCGGCCTGCACCAGCGCGACAACCGGCGCCTGATCGACACCCTCACGCGGCTGCGGGATCTCGGCAACACCCTCATCGTCGTCGAACACGACGAGGACACCGTCCGCGCCTCCGACTGGGTGGTCGACATCGGACCGCGCGCCGGGGAGCACGGCGGTCAGGTCGTGCACAGCGGCACCTACAAGGAGCTGCTCGACAATCCCGACTCGCTGACCGGCGCGTACCTGTCCGGCCGCGAGGAGATCGCGATCCCGGAGCTCCGCCGCCCGATCGACCCGAAGCGGCAGGTCACCGTCGTCGGTGCCCGGGAGAACAACTTGCGCGAGCTCGACGTGTCGTTCCCGCTCGGGGTACTCACCTGTGTCACCGGGGTGTCCGGCTCGGGCAAGTCCACCCTGGTCAACGACATCCTCGCCACGGTGATGGCGAACAAGCTCAACGGCGCGCGGCAGGTGCCCGGCCGGCACACCCGCGTGAACGGGCTCGACCAGCTCGACAAGCTCGTGCAGGTCGACCAGTCGCCGATCGGCCGCACCCCGCGCTCGAATCCCGCGACCTACACCGGTGTGTTCGACAAGATCCGCACCCTGTTCGCGTCGACCACCGAGGCGAAGGTGCGCGGCTACCAGCCGGGCCGGTTCTCCTTCAACGTCAAGGGTGGTCGCTGCGAGGCATGCTCCGGCGACGGCACGCTGAAGATCGAGATGAACTTCCTGCCCGATGTGTACGTGCCGTGCGAGGTGTGCCACGGGGCCCGCTACAACCGCGAGACCCTCGAGGTCCACTACAAGGGCAAGACCATCGCCGAGGTGCTCGACATGTCCATCGAGGAGGCCGCGGAGTTCTTCCAGCCGGTCACCTCGATCCACCGCTACCTCAACACGCTCGTCGAGGTGGGGCTGGGTTACGTGCGGCTCGGGCAGCCGGCCACGACCCTGTCCGGTGGTGAGGCGCAGCGCGTGAAGCTGGCCGCGGAGCTGCAGAAACGGTCCAACGGCCGCACCGCGTACATCCTCGACGAGCCCACCACGGGCCTGCACTTCGACGACATCCGCAAGCTGCTCGGCGTGATCAACGGTCTGGTCGACAAGGGCAACACCGTCATCGTCATCGAGCACAACCTCGACGTGATCAAGACCGCCGACTGGATCATCGACATGGGTCCGGAGGGTGGCTCCGGTGGTGGCACGGTGGTCGCGCAGGGCACCCCGGAGCAGGTCGTCGAGGTGGAGGAGAGCTACACCGGCCGCTTCCTCGCCGAGATCCTCAGCCGGGAGACCCCCGCACCGAAGCGTGCCCCGGCGCGCAAGCGGGCCACCCGCACGACGAAGAAGAAGGTCGCCGCCGCGAGCTGA
- a CDS encoding MBL fold metallo-hydrolase, which produces MTQQPVIIEDTYTGDVAPGGPAQRRRIPGASIVKLAVGQMNNNAYLVTDDATGKSVFIDAANEPERLVQFLRDNAPGLELIVTTHQHWDHWQGLEQVAAATGVPTAAHPLDTDPLPVKPDRLLNEGDVIEIGELNLEVIHLAGHTPGSVALVLTEQGTGRHHIFTGDSLFPGGVGKTADDAAFRSLLGDVETKIFGRFDDETVFYPGHGKDSTLGAERPHLGEWRERGW; this is translated from the coding sequence ATGACGCAGCAGCCCGTGATCATCGAGGACACCTACACCGGCGACGTCGCTCCCGGCGGCCCCGCGCAACGTCGGAGGATTCCCGGCGCGAGCATCGTCAAACTCGCCGTCGGACAGATGAACAACAACGCCTACCTCGTCACCGACGACGCCACCGGCAAGTCCGTGTTCATCGACGCCGCAAACGAACCCGAGCGGCTCGTGCAGTTCCTCCGCGACAACGCCCCCGGACTCGAGCTGATCGTGACCACCCACCAGCACTGGGACCACTGGCAGGGACTCGAGCAGGTGGCCGCCGCGACCGGCGTTCCCACCGCCGCCCATCCCCTCGACACCGACCCGCTGCCGGTGAAGCCGGATCGTCTCCTGAACGAGGGCGACGTCATCGAGATCGGTGAGCTGAATCTCGAGGTGATCCACCTCGCAGGGCACACGCCGGGCTCGGTCGCGCTGGTCCTGACTGAGCAGGGCACCGGCCGGCACCACATCTTCACCGGCGACTCACTGTTCCCGGGCGGCGTCGGCAAGACGGCGGACGACGCGGCGTTCCGCTCACTGCTCGGCGACGTGGAGACCAAGATCTTCGGCCGCTTCGACGACGAGACCGTCTTCTACCCCGGCCACGGCAAGGACTCGACCCTCGGTGCCGAGCGCCCGCATCTCGGGGAGTGGCGCGAGCGGGGGTGGTGA